From the genome of Candidatus Defluviilinea proxima:
CATCAATTGCACAAAGGCACTCATCAATGCCGGTGTAACGCGGATCGTATACAGTGTCGCTTATCGCAATGATGAGAATGCCATGAATTTTCTTAAAGCCGCCAATATCGAAATTTCGCAAAAAGAATATTTTCCTGAATGATTGAAATTTGCAACAAAAAAGCCACACGATACATGTGTGGCTTTTTTGTTTATTAGATTTACTTACTCACTAGGGACAACAACCCACATGATGATGTAGATCAACAACCCCGGTACCCCGCCCGGAACGAAGGCAAGCAGCATCGCCAGGCGGAACCAGAATGAACTGATACCATAGAATTCGGCGAGTCCGCCACAGATGCCTGCAACCATGCGGTTGTTACGTGAACGGCGTAAAGCTGGTTTGTGTTGTACGGTCATTTTTTATACTCCTATTTTTCCTTTGATTTCAATTGTATTTACGCAACTGCGGGCGCAAAGTAGCAAGGGAAAAATCGAAGTGAGAAAGGGTGATTCGAAACAGGAGCAGGTATCGGGTCAGGTTGAGGCGGGCGGCGGGGATTTGGAGCGTACGATCAAAGAGAGGCCCGCCGCCTTCCAAAGTATCAGATGACGGAATTTGCACTCGCGGGTACAATACTGACATTCGGGTTACCCGAATAAAACTACCCTTGCGGTATAAAACCACTTATGAGAGTATGGCCTATTCAAATTTAACAAGACCGATTTCCACCCACGCAGTTTCAAACGTAATTCACAAACCCTTCTGGCTGGACGACCCGCTTCGTCCCGACCCCCACCCTGATCTGACAAAAGAAATATCCACTGACCTGCTCGTGATTGGCGCAGGTTTTTCCGGCTTGTGGACAGCGCTTCTCGCAAAGGAGGAGAACCCTGCGCGCGATGTGGTGATCCTCGAGGGCGGTGAGATCGCCACTGGCGCCAGCGGGCGCAATGGCGGCTTCATGGACGCATCCCTCACGCACGGATTCTCGAACGGCCTTTCACGTTGGCCGAAAGAGTTTCGTACCTTGTTCGCGTTGGGGCTTCAGAACTTGAAAGAGATCGAAGAGACCCTACAACGGTACAACATTGACTGCGATTACATCCGCACAGGCGATATCGATATGGCAACCGAGCCGCATCACATCGAAGAGATGAAAGAGGAAATCGAGGAAGCCGCCTCATTCAACACGAACTTCCAATTCATGGACCGTGACGAGGTGCAAGCAGTCGTCAAATCGCCGCTTTTTATCGCTGGCATGAAACGTCCCGATTCCTCATTGGTCAACCCCGCCCACCTTGCTTGGGGGCTTCGCAAAGTTTGCATTGACTTAGGCGTGCAGATCTACGAGAACTCTCCTGTCACAAGACTCGAAGAGAATGGTGATCGCGTGATCGCTCATACCCCTCATGGACGCGTTCGCGCTTCACGCGTTGCCGTTGCAACTAATGCCTTCCCGCCTCTGTTCAAGAAGCTATCATACTACGTTGTACCAGTCTATGACTACGCCCTGATGACCGAACCGCTCACAACCGCCCAACGTGATTCCATTGGATGGTATGGGCGTGAAGGGCTCAGCGACGCGAGCAGGCAATTCCACTACACACGCACCACCAAAGATGGTCGCATTCTCTGGGGTGGGTATGACGCGGTCTATTATTGGAATAACGGCTTTGGCCCTGCCCACGAAACATCACAAACAGAGTTTGAACGGTTGGCTGAACATTTCTTTCAGACATTCCCTCAACTCGAAGGGCTTCAGTTCTCGCATGCCTGGGGCGGCGCCATTGATACATGCTCACGTTTCAGTCCGTTTTGGGGGACGGAACATCATGGAAAAACAGCTTACTCTGTCGGCTTCACAGGGCTGGGCGTAAGCGCAACCCGCTTCGGTGCAAACGTAATGCTTGATCTACTCTACAACAGAAAGACCGAACGCACCGAACTCGAATTTGTAAGAACGAAACCTCTTCCTTTTCCGCCTGAACCATTTCGTTCCATCGGCATCAACCTCACGCGTTGGTCCATGGACAAAGTGGATCGCAACGGCGGCCGCGAAAACCTCTGGCTTCGGGCCATGGATTGGCTCGGGCTGGGCTTCGACAGTTAGTCAAGGAACATTTGACTCCTTCATTTCGTCACCTTTGAAATGAAGGAGTCAAAATGAAAACCAAATCTTTAGTGTTTCTTTTAGTTATAGCAATATTCGTTAGTGCATGTGTCCCAGCAGTCGCATCTCCTGAGCCTATATCAACGACTGTTGAAGAAACTTCCCCCATACCAACACAAACGCAAGAGCCATCACAACCTGAAATACCCGTTGTTCCCAGTGTATGGAAAACGATCCGCGATCCGAGATATGGCTTCGGACTCGCTGTCCCATGTTGGTGGCTGGTTAGCCCGATCCCTGCAGAGGGAGTTGGCGGTGTAATGATCATCAAAAATTATGATGAGGCATATTTCAACGCGAACTCAAAGAAAGGCTTTTGGGAGTGGCCCAATGGCACACTCAAATTAGATATCGTTATTATGGAAGGTGTTGATCCTGCAAAATCAGAGACAGATGCCTACGTGCAATTTATCGACCCAACTACAACAGGGCTTGTATCTGCCGAAACACAACAGATCAGTTCGCGTACGGTAACCGTGGTCACCCTTTCAAATCTTGTCAACACCAATGACCCGCATACAAAATTGTTCATCTTTCGTCTTGCACCAGATAAACTGCTCATAGTCGCGCCCACGCCGCAAAACATCATCGATGCCCCCGACTTCCAAGCTGTCCTTCAATCCATTGTTCTAACAGCCGATGAGCAAGTCATACTCCCCACGATCACTCCTGCCCCAGCGCTGATCAATGCGTCTTGTGTGCAATAACTTCCGCTAACGAATCAGAAACACAAAGGGGCAAACCCCGCTCTTTTGTGTTTCTGATTTTATTTCACTCGCAACAGGGCTGCCCGCCAAGATCGCGAGTAAACTCACATCCATATCACACAACTCAGGGTGCTTCCCAACAACGCTCGCGTAGGGACAATGCCCCAAAATGATCCTCGGCCCTGTCGCACCCGCTTCCCAGCGCGCGTGATAATTCATCTGATTTAATTTCTGGACGACAAGGGCTAGTCGTTTGGCAACGGGTTGACTTGTAAAATCAGAATCCCCGGCCAGATGTTTCGCCAGCGCTTCCATCTTTAACTTTGAGCCTGCCTCCGTCAAAAGGGCCTCGCTCAACGCGGACAAATTATCCCCCAACACCTTGCGGGGAATCGAATACACCTTCTCCGGCCTGCCTCGCCCTTCACGCCCTCGCACCGATTCCATTTCCAACCGCTCATCCGCAACCATCACCCGAAGATGATGTCTCACCGTCGCCGCGGACATCTTCAACGAACGCGAAATCTCTCTCGCAGAAGCAGTGCGATTCTTGGTGAGGTAGGCTAGAACTTTCTGGCGGGCGGTTATCATTTCAAGTTCACCTTGGTGGTTGAGTAGCCCTGTCGCGCTGAGTGGAGCGATAGCGAAGTCGAAGCGTGGCACTGCGTATCGAAACCACAAGTTGTCATATGGCTGTGATGATTATACTCACTTTCTTATTTATATAAAAATATTTTTATATAATTCAATTGACTTTGACTAGCCAAGTGCTATAATCTCACAAAACTTATGGAATTCCACAACTATATCAACGGCAAGTGGGTCAAAGGGCGGAATTCATTTCAGACCATCAATCCCGCCAACGAAGAGTTGGTGGCAGAGATTGCACAAGCCGAACTCATTGATGTAGATACCGCAGTCCAAGCAGCCAAAGAAGCCTTTAAATCATGGAGACTCGTCCCTGCCCCATTGCGCGGAGAGATGCTCTTCAAAGTCGGTGACATCCTCAAAGGTAAAAAAGAAGAACTCGCGCAACTACTTACGCGCGATATGGGTAAGGTCATCGCCGAAGCGCGTGGTGATGTGCAGGAAGCCGTTGATATGGCTTACTTCATGGGTGGAGAAGGACGTCGTTTACTTGGTTATACAGCTCCCGTGGAAATGATGAACAAATTCGGCATGGCTGTTCGTGATCCATCCGGTGTCGTTGGTCTCATCACTCCCTGGAACTTCCCCATCGCTGTCCCTTCATGGAAGATATTCCCAGCGCTCGTTGCAGGCAATACGATCATTTGGAAACCATCACCAGAGACTCCCGCCATCTCGGCCGCTTTCGTCAAAGTGTTTGAAGAAGCTGGAATTCCCGCTGGTGTCTTTAACCTCATTATGGCCCCCAGCGCGGACGTGGGTAAAGCGCTCGTTGAACACCCTGACGTGCGTGTGCTTTCGTTTACGGGTTCAACAACCACAGGCCGTGCCATTGCTGAAATGGCTGGTAAACATAATAAGAAATTATCGCTTGAAATGGGCGGAAAGAATGCCATCATCGTCATGGATGATGCAAACCTTGAATTAGTAACAGACGCAACTCTCTGGGCCGCATTTGGCACAACAGGTCAACGCTGTACCGCCGCAAGCAGACTCATTGTTCAAAAAGGGATTGCAAGCAAAGTCAAAGAGTCGCTTGTCGAACGTACGAAGAAACTCAAGCTCGGAGATGGTCTCGACCCCAAAGTGGACGTCGGTCCCGTCATCAACAAAGCCGCTCTCGAACGAATCCACAACTATGTACAACTCGGCCAACAAGAAGGCGCAAGACTCCTTGTCGGCGGCAACAAAGCGTCCGTTTCTGTCCGTGAATCCGTTTCAAAGTCCGTTGATAAAGGCTTTTTCTACGAACCAACTTTATTTGACGGAGTCAGACCCGGGTCCACGCTTGAAGCGGAAGAGGTCTTTGGCCCAGTGCTTTCGATCATCGAAGTCGAGTCGTTTGAGGAAGCCATCGAAGTCAACAATCGTTCCAAATACGGACTTTCCACTTCGATCTTCACACAAGATGTAAACCGCGCCTTCACTGCCATGCGCGATATTTTTACAGGTTTAGTCTATATCAACCACGGAACCACTGGCGCAGAGATCCAATTTCCGTTCGGCGGTGTGCGAGGCACGGGCAACGGCCACCGCGAAGCCGGGCAAGCCGCGCTCGAAGTGTTTACCGAATGGAAATCCATTTACGTGGATTATTCAGGCAAATTACAACGCGCCCAGATCGATAATAGAGAAGAATCGTGAACCGAAAAAATATTTATCTCGCGATTTCCCTCATAGGTTTGTTCGCACCCTATTGTTTTCTCTTAAAGTTTCTTAGGGCCTATGGGTTAGATGTTTCTTTGCTCTTCCAACAATTATTTGCCAACAATATATCAACCTTCTTTGTCGTTGACTTAATCATCTCGATCATTGTGTTTTGGATCTACATGGTCAGTGAAGCTACAAAACTGCAAATGAAGAACTGGTGGTTATATATTCTCGCATCGTTAACTGTAGGTCTTTCGTTTGCCTTGCCACTCTTTTTATACTTTCGAGAACGAAAACTGGAAAGCAAATGACCCTGAATTGGGAAGCGACCTACGCAATAGCAATGGAACTTCGTCGGCAACACAAGGATATCAACATTGAAGAGGTGACATTGCGACAAATCTACGATTGGACAATGCAACTTTCGGAATTCGAGGATGATCCCGCACTCGCGAACGACGACATCCTTTATGCAATCTATCAAGACTGGTTCGAGGAGAACATCAATGGACAATGAAAAGTTAAGCCTGCCTCAATACGACATTCCTGAAGACATTCAGAATGCCGTGGCCATCACCACGCTTGACCGCCTCTACAACTGGGGGCGTCGCTCATCGGTATGGCCGCTCATGTTCGGCCTTGCGTGTTGCGCCATCGAAATGATCGCCGCGCAAGCCTCACGCTACGACATGGCCCGCTTCGGTATGGAGGTCATGCGCCCCACCCCGCGTCAGGCGGATATGATGCTCGTCTCAGGCACGGTCACCAAGAAAATGGTACCTGCCATCGTGCGTCTCTACAATCAAATGCCTGAACCAAAATATGTTGTCGCCATGGGTGCGTGTGCATCGGGTGGCGGCCCGTTCAAGGAGGGGTACAACGTCGTCGCAGGCATCGATAAGTTCCTGCCTGTCGATGTCTACATCCCCGGCTGTCCTCCCACCCCGCAGGCGCTCATCGCAGGCATGATCAAATTACAAGAGAAGATCGATAAGGAGAGTATCAAAAAGGTCTCCTGGTATAACAAGAAGAATAAAGGACAAGACGTCAACTATGTCCCCGTCCCGATCCTCGGACCTGACCTGATCGACCCACGTCGCAATGCAGAGATCAAAGCGACAGCCGCAGTGAAGGAGAGTGCATCATGACCGCTCCCGCCTCCACCTTAACTGTTGATCTGGTTCAGCGCTTCCCCGGCATTGTCTCCGCTGAGACTCGCCCCGGCTTCACAGGTTTCATCGTCGAAAAAGATAAACTCGTCGAAGTAGCCACCGCCATCCGCGATGAATTTGGCTATGACTTTCTCACCGCTCTCACCGCTGTAGATTACCTCCCCGACAACAAAATGGAAGTGGTCTACCATGCCTATAAAACTACTGGTGGCCCCGGTCTTGTCTTCCGCGTACAAGTTCCGCGCGTAGACCCGATCGAAATCCCGTCCTTGATCAATGTGTATCCCCGGAGCAGACCTGCAAGAACGCGAAGCCTGGGACCTTTTCGGAATCAAATTCACCGGCCATCCCGACCTGCGCCGCATTCTCATGTGGGAAGGATACGAAGGTCACCCCCTCCGCAAGGATTGGCAGGAGCCCTTTTACGAAGAAGAGTTCAAACCATTCAAGAGCCGCTGGCCCGAAGGTAAGCATACGCTTGCAGAAGAAAAGAATCCATTCAAAGACAATCTCAAGTTCCCGCAGAACTTCGATCCCGAGAAATGGGTTCCCGATAACGAAGAAAGCCTCTACACATCCCTCAAGCGATACACCGTCGCAAATGAAGACGGGATGAACACCGACCGCATCGTGGTCAACATGGGACCCCACCATCCATCCACGCATGGCGTGTTCCGTGCCGCTCTCACACTCGATGGTGAGACCATCGTCGGTTTGAAGCCTGTGGTTGGGTATCTGCATCGCAATCACGACAAGATCGGCGAGCGTAACACGTTCCTCCAGAACATGCCCTACACAGACCGTCTCGATTACTTCAACTCCATGAGCAATAATCTCGGGTATGCCATCACCGTCGAAAAGCTGATGAATATCCCTGTCGCCGAACGCGCTGAGTATATTCGCGTGATCATGGCGGAGTTGAGCCGTGTTCAGAACCATCTTGTTTTCATTGGCATGTTGCTCAACGACCTCGGCGCAATGTACACGCCTGCGCTGTATGCTTTTGAAGAGCGCGAGCTCATTCTCGATATCTTCGAAGCGGTCTCCGGCGCACGCATGATGTGCAATTACCTGCGCTTCGGTGGTGTTGTCCGCGATATTCCTCCCTACGTGATGCAAAAGATCAAGGATTTGGTCACCGACCGTCTCCCCGCCAAGACCGATGAAATGGAACGTCTCTTGAGCGAGAATGAAGTATTCGTCTCGCGCTTGAAAGGCGTGCGCGTGGTGGATGCTGAAACAGCGATCAAGTATTCAGTAACCGGCCCTGTTCTGCGTGCCGCAGGCGTGCCATATGACCTTCGTCGTGCTGATCCTTACTCGATCTATGACCGTTTTGATTTCGATGTGGCGGTCCGCCAGAACGGTGACATGATGGATAACTACCTCATCCGCTTGGATGAAATTCGACAGTCGCTTCGCATTCTGGAGCAGGCTGTCAAACAAATTCCCGATGGGCCGATCAACTCTCAGAAACCGGCGTACCAGGTCCGGGTCCCGGCAGGTGAGGCGTATGGTCGCATTGAGTCACCTAAAGGTGAGTTGGCGTTCTATGTCGTATCGAATGGCAAGCCGAATCCGTGGCGCTATCATGTGCGGCCTGCTTCGTTCGTGAACATCACCTGCCTCGAGCAGATGTGTATCGGCACCAAGATCGCAGACTTCGTGGCATTGCTCGGCATGCTCGATATCGTGATGGGCGAGTTGGATCGCTAAGAGGAGATGAATATGTACGGAAAAGGTATTCTCAAAGGATTGAGCGTCACCTGGAAGCGATTCTGGGATACGTATACAGAAGATATTTCGTGGATGCTGAGCGGTAAGAAGCGTTATTACACGGAGGAAGGTATCAAGCATCGCGCCAGCAAACACACCAAAGGCATTTTCACGGTGCAATATCCGGAAGAACAGTTGATCCAACCGGAAGAGTTCCGTTATGTGCCGTTCCTTGTATATGATGAAGGCGCAGAAGGGAAGAAAGAAGTGCGCTGTACTTCGTGCGGTATCTGCGCGAAAGTTTGCCCGCCACAATGTATTTGGATCGTGCGATCAAACGACCCGAATACTGGCCGTCCCATCCCAGAGCCAACTGAGTTCTACATTGATGCGGACGTCTGCATGAACTGTGGTTTCTGCGCTGAGTACTGCCCGTTCGATGCGATCATCATGGATCATGATTTCGATATCGCATCCTACACCCGTAACGTCTACGGCATGGATAAATTGCTCAAGCCAGCCTCGTATTATAAGAACATCCGCCCCGAAAATTACGAGCGGAATGACGCCGAACGCAAAGCAAAAGAAGCAGCAAGAGCTGCCAAAGCTGCCGCAAAACCTGCGGCACCTGCATCCTAATTCACCACAAAGAGCCCAAGGGACACAAAGGTTTGATCGATAAAACTTTTGTGTCCCTAATGTTCTTGGTGTTTAAATCATTTACACAGGTATAACCAAATGACTCAAATCACAAAAGAAGCGATATTAGCCGCACTGGGAACAGTGCAGGAACCTGAATTACACCAGGATCTCGTAACACTCAATATGATCCGCGAGTTGGAGATCGATGGAGACAAAGTCTCGTTTACCGTCATGCTGACCACGCCCGCCTGCCCCTTGCGTGGAAAGATCGAAGCAGACGTGAGGAAGGCTGTCAAGTCTGTAGATGGCGTGAAAGAGATCGCTGTCAAAATGGACTCGGATGTACCAAACGATGGCCGCATGCGCGGGCTTGTCAATATGCCGATTCGTAATGCGATTGCTGTTGGCTCCGGCAAAGGTGGCGTTGGTAAATCCACAGTGTCGGTCAATCTGGCAGTGGCGTTAGCCAAAAGCGGAGCGCGCGTCGGGTTGATGGATGCAGATATCTACGGTCCGAACATCCCCACCATGTTGGGTGTGGAAAAACTCCCGCCGCCTAACGGACCGCGTCTCATTCCTGCTGAAGCATATGGCATCAAGATGATCTCGATGGGACTGCTCGTGAAACCCGGTCAACCTCTCATTTGGCGTGGACCGATGCTCAATTCGGCCATTCGTCAATTTTTGGGCGATGTGGAATGGGGCGAGTTAGATTACCTGATCATTGACCTGCCTCCGGGTACGGGCGATGCGTCTTTGTCACTGGCGCAGGCATTGCCGTTGAGCGGCGCGGTGATCGTGACACTTCCGCAGTTGGTATCGCTTGAAGATGCCGGGCGTGGATTGAACATGTTCAAGACTCTTGAAGTTCCGATCCTGGGCATTGTCGAGAATATGTCCTATCTCGATCTGCCAGATGGTTCACGCATGGACTTGTTCGGCTCCGGCGGCGGTGAAGCATTGGCTAAGGCTACTGACACTACTCTTCTTGGTATGGTGCCGATCGATCAGAACGTGCGCATCGGCGGCGATACCGGCAAGCCTATTGTGGACGCATACCCCGAGTCCACGGTGGCGATTGCATTGACCAATATCGCGCAAAAGATCGCGGCACAAGTCAGTGTGGCGGCGTTGAGCGCAAAGAACGACATGCCGATCAATATCGTGGAATAATAATCTTCACAGTAATAAAAAATAAAAGGGTTTGACGGTAAAGCATCGTCAAACCCTTTTTTGTAAAGAGTATAATGATTCCTGTGTGATAAGATCTTTTTATAAATAGGAGACCATATGCTCATTCGACAGATTCCACTAAAACGAGGCGTAACCGTAAGGGCGGTCAATATTTCGGACAATAATGAAATTCCAGAGGCACTGACACAATTGGGCATACCATATCCCAAAACATCCATTGTCCTTGTAGGTGGTGCAGGTGGGATCGGCTTCATGGAGAAGTTCCCCATGAAGAAGGCCATTAGCATCGTAGCGCGTCTCGCAGAGGAAACTCAGTCCGTTATTGTGGATGGAGGCACGCAAGCCGGTATCATGGAAGAGATTGGGAAGCAGAGGAAAAAGAACGGGTATACCTTTCCACTGATTGGCGTAGTTTTCGATAGTCTCGTCATCAACGAAGATCCCAAATCCATACTGGACCCGAATCACACACACTTCTTTTTGATCCCCGGATCAGATTGGGGCGATGAATCAGGTTGGATCGCAAAGATAGCTACCGCCGTAGCAGGAGCCGAGAAGTCCATCACTGTTCTTGTTAATGGTGGCAACATCTCACGAACGGATGTGTATTATGGCCTATTGGAGAATCGTCAAGCTTTTGTGATGCGCGGGACCGGACGAATGGCAGACGAGATCACCATCACCAACAATATAATAGCGATCGATATCTCACAGAAGCCCGACAAAATCCTGGAAATTTTGAAAGAGAAACTGGTTTAACCTGTTAGAGAACCTATCGGAGATGTTTGTTGGCTGTAGAGTGATTGCAATTGAGTTGTTGTAATTGTGAACCATGGTCGTGGGTATACTGCGACCATGATGAACGATACACTCACCTTCGACAAAATCTCCCTTCTACGCATCGCCTTCAAGGGGCTGGAAGATGGCGAACTGCAGGAAATGGCAGACTTGACCGAACTCCGCACCTACCCGCCGGGGCACGTCTTGTGCCAGGAAGGTGCGTACGAGGATGTATTCTATATCGTCGCGGATGGGACTATCGTCGTCACCAAGAAAATGCTCGACGATGAAGGGGAACGCACCCTCCGCATAGGTGGCCGAGGCGATCTGGTCGGCGAGATGGCATTGATCCAAAACGTGCCGCGTGCCGCTACTGTGCGTGCGACCACCGAATGCACCGTGCTGGAAATGGAAAAGCAGGATTTCGAAACCATTCTCAGCCGCAGTCCGCGTATGGCTTTGGATATCATTCGCATTACGTTGGACCGCATCCGCGCCAACGATCAGACCATGATTGCCGAACTGCAAAAATCGAACAAGGTGCTCCGTCAACTCGACCGCAACAAACTGGAATTTATTCAGGTTGCCGCACACGAACTTCGTACGCCGCTGACGGTTCTAAAAGGATACGTCAACGTTCTGCGTTCGTTCAGTAGCACAGGCATGAATACCGCACTTGGCGACGTGGTGCAGGGCATCTTCAAAGGAACTGACCGCATCCACGAGATCGTCAACTTGATGTTGGATGTGACGCGTATCGACGCAGAGACTCTCAAACGAGGCTCGGTGCCAGTCTCATTGAAACATGTAATAGATGATCTCGCCCGTGACCTGAGAAAAGCCGCCGCCGAAAGGAACATTGAGATCAACACGGAACATGAGGAAGGCGTCCCAACCATCAATGGCGACCCAACTCTGATCTCAAAAGCGCTGTATCACTTGATCGTCAACGCCATCAAATACACGCCAGATGGCGGCAGGGTTTTTCTCAATACACACCCCGTCGTCATGGACGATACCATGCGCGGCGTTGAGGTGACCGTGACAGACACCGGCATCGGGCTGGATGCTGAGCACCACGAACTTGTTTTCGAAAAGTTCTATCAGGTGGGCAGTGTCGCGATCCACTCATCTGGTAAAACAACGTTCAAGGGTGGTGGCCCCGGGTTAGGGCTGGCGATCGTGCGAGGTGTGGCACGCGCTCATGGCGGAAAAGTATGGGTCGAAAGTGCCGGGTATGATGAAGTTGCGCTACCGGGCAGTACATTCCATTTGCAGTTGCCCATCAATCCACCAAAGACATCAGCATAAACTAAAAGGCCTGACGATGTTTCGTCAGGCCTTTTTTATTTAACAGCACATAATTTTAGCCGAATGTGATTCCAAGGTCACGTGCAGTTTGGACGATATCGGAATCGAGCGGCACTTTCTTCATCTTGCCCATCGCTTCTTCAATCGGAACATACTTGACCTG
Proteins encoded in this window:
- a CDS encoding cyclic nucleotide-binding domain-containing protein produces the protein MMNDTLTFDKISLLRIAFKGLEDGELQEMADLTELRTYPPGHVLCQEGAYEDVFYIVADGTIVVTKKMLDDEGERTLRIGGRGDLVGEMALIQNVPRAATVRATTECTVLEMEKQDFETILSRSPRMALDIIRITLDRIRANDQTMIAELQKSNKVLRQLDRNKLEFIQVAAHELRTPLTVLKGYVNVLRSFSSTGMNTALGDVVQGIFKGTDRIHEIVNLMLDVTRIDAETLKRGSVPVSLKHVIDDLARDLRKAAAERNIEINTEHEEGVPTINGDPTLISKALYHLIVNAIKYTPDGGRVFLNTHPVVMDDTMRGVEVTVTDTGIGLDAEHHELVFEKFYQVGSVAIHSSGKTTFKGGGPGLGLAIVRGVARAHGGKVWVESAGYDEVALPGSTFHLQLPINPPKTSA